A single window of Betta splendens chromosome 11, fBetSpl5.4, whole genome shotgun sequence DNA harbors:
- the rfx5 gene encoding DNA-binding protein RFX5: protein MSEDQRYQQGEGGLEAGEGDTEPSMLLQKLKNNISKNVQTKVDQILQDVQRFSDNDKLYLYLQLPSGPSSGDKSGGDSGSFNTADQLHTCNWIRSHLEEHSDTCLPKQDVYETYKRYCDNLQHRPLSAANFGKIIRDIFPNIKARRLGGRGQSKYCYSGIRRKTVLNMPLLPNLDLKNDPAELTELVQTYKQEVTEAACELICDWAQKILKRSFDTVVEIARYLIQEHIVNPRCSQAELVTSAALAGGPAKTHKVIKKTPVISKPDSDGPAEQKKDLGDASSVSSLKLLPGDKPPAAKPSSVDAPLPSSSSTSSSALVEAFMKQLPRILPRSSIPDKTSSPPSLAPKDPSGVVAASAPGGPAAAAAASGTGVKVIAMATLPQQQGGPVPLMILPQGCLSYEREVAPPLPQPPPPPAQQHHASATSISVLQKTQSSASKRTLEVVPPGSPAGVSGGSAAGPLPVKRKRGRPRKPRPEDSLPSPSAAPQPPPPAPSPHSPIITPVMGGVIQKASSSASSSSSAQPMLELVIQDQQGLVLSQLPTVSEHRGVVVQCQPGGAVESDHHARPMLLLQNPSWELAGSGRTPMVEVIQKAPRPSNNNSSSTPLPAHLHPPPIPLLPMLQEEQAEVEITLTPVDLNVTPTLPPSTLSSLSSLAALASSSSSISSTLAVKEEEEEGESMSTS from the exons ATGTCGGAGGACCAGCGGTACCAGCAGGGGGAGGGTGGGCTGGAGGCAGGGGAGGGTGACACTGAGCCCAGcatgctgctgcagaaactCAAGAACAACATCTC taagaATGTTCAAACCAAAGTGGACCAGATCCTG CAGGATGTTCAGCGCTTCTCAGACAATGACAAATTGTACCTGTACCTGCAGCTGCCATCTGGACCCAGCTCTGGAGACAAGAG TGGTGGTGACTCGGGATCATTCAACACAGCCGACCAGCTTCACACCTGTAACTGGATCCGCAGTCACCTGGAAGAGCACTCCGACACCTGCCTGCCCAAACAGGACGTCTATGAGACCTACAA GAGATACTGTGACAACCTGCAGCACCGTCCTCTGAGCGCTGCCAACTTTGGGAAGATCATCAGAGACATTTTCCCAAACATCAAGGCTCGAAGGCTTGGTGGAAGAGGACAGTCCAA GTACTGTTACAGCGGCATCAGGAGGAAGACTGTTCTCAACATGCCTCTGCTGCCCAACCTGGACCTGAAGAATGACCCg GCAGAGCTGACTGAGCTGGTCCAAACCTAcaagcaggaagtgacagaggCGGCATGTGAGCTGATCTGTGATTGGGCACAGAAGATCTTGAAGCGCTCATTTGACACAGTGGTGGAGATTGCTCGCTACTTGATCCAGGAGCACATCGTCAACCCTCGGTGCAGTCAGGCCGAGCTGGTCACTTCTGCTGCTCTTGCAG GAGGTCCAGCCAAAACCCACAAGGTCATCAAAAAAACTCCAGTCATCTCTAAACCTGACAGCGATGgacctgcagagcagaag aagGACCTTGGAGACGCCTCTTCTGTGTcctcactgaagctgctgcctgGAGACAAACCACCAGCAGCTAAACCTTCCTCTGTGGATGCccctctgccctcctcctcctctacttcCTCTTCTGCTCTG gtggaggcctTTATGAAGCAGTTACCAAGAATCCTCCCTCGAAGCTCCATCCCTGATAAGACCTCTTCTCCACCTTCGCTGGCTCCCAAAGACCCCTCGGGAGTAGTTGCGGCATCTGCACCTGgaggtcctgctgctgccgccgctgccagcGGGACAGGGGTGAAGGTCATTGCTATGGCAACgctgccacagcagcagggtGGGCCTGTGCCATTGATGATCTTGCCCCAGGGTTGTCTGTCATATGAGAGAGAGgttgctcctcctctccctcagccacctccgcctcctgccCAGCAGCACCATGCCTCTGCAACCTCCATCTCTGTGTtgcagaagacacaaagcagtGCCAGCAAGCGCACCCTGGAGGTGGTGCCACCAGGCAGTCCAGCAGGTGTGTCTGGGGGGTCTGCGGCCGGCCCCCTTCCAGTGAAAAGAAAACGCGGACGACCAAGAAAACCTCGACCCGAGGACAGTCTGccttctccatctgctgccCCTCAGCCCCCACCTCCAGCACCGTCCCCCCACTCTCCAATCATCACACCTGTAATGGGTGGCGTCATCCAGAAAGCCtcgtcctctgcttcctcctcctcctctgcacagcCAATGCTGGAGCTGGTCATCCAGGACCAGCAGGGGTTGGTTCTGAGTCAGTTGCCGACAGTGTCAGAGCATCGTGGGGTTGTGGTTCAGTGTCAGCCTGGTGGGGCAGTCGAGTCAGACCACCATGCCCGGccaatgctgctgcttcagaacCCCAGTTGGGAGCTGGCGGGATCGGGGCGGACCCCAATGGTGGAGGTGATCCAGAAAGCCCCGAGACCGAGcaataacaacagcagcagcactcctTTGCCTGcacacctccaccctcctcccatTCCCCTTCTGCCcatgctgcaggaggagcaggcggaggtGGAGATAACGCTGACGCCAGTGGATCTGAACGTCACTCCAACACTGCCTCCTTCCACCTTATCTTCTCTTTCATCCCTTGCTGCtcttgcttcctcctcctcttccatctcTTCCACCCTAGctgtaaaggaggaggaggaggaaggagagagcaTGAGCACCTCCTGA
- the psmb4 gene encoding proteasome subunit beta type-4, with protein sequence MESSGLKLNLWENGPKPGQFYSFPGSSGLGTACGPVRHTLNPMVTGTSVLGVKFNGGVIIAADMLGSYGSLARFRNISRLMKVNNNTILGASGDYADYQYLKQVIEQMVIDEELLGDGHSYSPKAVHSWLTRVMYNRRSKMNPLWNTVVIGGFYNGQSFLGYVDKLGVAYEAPTVATGFGAYLAQPLMREALENKTDITKQEARDLVERCLKVLYYRDARSYNRHEIAIVTEGGVEIIGPLSSETNWDIAHLVSGFE encoded by the exons ATGGAGTCGTCCGGCTTGAAGCTGAATCTCTGGGAGAATGGACCAAAGCCCGGAcagttttattcatttcctgGCAGCAGCGGACTCGGCACAGCATGCGGGCCGGTCAGGCACACACT CAACCCAATGGTAACAGGGACGTCAGTGCTTGGCGTGAAGTTCAATGGTGGTGTAATCATCGCGGCAGACATGTTGGGGTCGTACGGCTCTCTGGCACGATTCAGGAACATATCTCGCCTTATGAAG gtgaacaacaacaccatcCTCGGAGCTTCAGGGGACTATGCTGACTATCAGTATCTCAAACAGGTCATCGAACAGATGGT TATTGACGAAGAGCTGCTTGGGGATGGTCACAGCTACAGTCCCAAGGCTGTCCATTCCTGGTTGACCAGAGTAATGTACAACCGTCGCAGCAAGATGAATCCCTTGTGGAACACTGTGGTGATTGGTGGTTTTTACAATGGACAGAG TTTCTTGGGTTATGTCGACAAGCTGGGTGTAGCCTATGAAGCTCCCACCGTGGCCACTGGCTTTGGGGCATACCTGGCTCAG CCACTGATGAGGGAGGCGTTGGAGAACAAGACAGACATTACGAAACAGGAAGCTCGGGACCTGGTGGAGCGTTGCCTCAAAGTGCTCTACTACAGAGACGCTCGTTCTTACAACAGA CATGAGATTGCCATTGTAACCGAAGGAGGTGTGGAAATTATTGGTCCCCTGTCTTCTGAAACTAACTGGGACATCGCCCACTTGGTCAG TGGGTTTGAATGA